From a region of the Pseudoxanthobacter soli DSM 19599 genome:
- a CDS encoding phosphopentomutase, producing MPRAFLLILDSVGIGAAGDAAAYGDAGADTVGHIAEACAAGRADKAGVRAGALRVPNLVRLGLGQAEEASTGRTPPGLESTAPVAGLWGYGVERSKGKDTPSGHWEIAGVPVPFEWGYFPTTVPAFPADLVAAIVEEAGLPGILGNCHASGTEIIERLGEEHVATGKPIFYTSADSVLQIAAHETRFGLERLYDLCRIARRHVDPLNIGRVIARPFAGESAATFARTANRRDYAVPPPEPTLLDRAKAGGRAVVGIGKIGDIYAHCGVTEVVKAAGNDALFDATLDAAARAPEGGLVVTNFVDFDMVYGHRRDVPGYAAALEAFDRRLPEFTGRMRPGDLAVITADHGCDPTFRGTDHTREHVPILAFGPGVEPRAIGRRDSFADIGATLGRWLELPPGPHGKPFI from the coding sequence ATGCCCCGTGCCTTCCTCCTGATCCTCGATTCCGTCGGCATCGGCGCGGCCGGTGATGCGGCGGCCTATGGCGACGCGGGGGCCGACACGGTCGGCCATATCGCGGAAGCCTGCGCGGCGGGGCGGGCGGACAAGGCGGGGGTGCGCGCGGGAGCGCTCAGGGTGCCGAACCTCGTGCGCCTCGGGCTCGGGCAGGCGGAAGAGGCCTCCACGGGCCGGACGCCGCCGGGGCTCGAAAGCACCGCGCCGGTGGCGGGACTGTGGGGTTACGGCGTCGAGCGCTCGAAGGGCAAGGACACGCCGTCCGGGCACTGGGAGATCGCCGGCGTGCCGGTGCCGTTCGAGTGGGGCTATTTCCCGACGACCGTGCCGGCCTTTCCGGCCGATCTCGTCGCCGCTATCGTCGAGGAAGCCGGCCTGCCCGGCATTCTCGGCAACTGCCACGCCTCGGGCACCGAGATCATCGAGCGTCTCGGCGAGGAGCACGTCGCGACCGGCAAGCCGATCTTCTACACCTCGGCCGATTCCGTGCTGCAGATCGCGGCTCACGAGACCCGGTTCGGCCTCGAGCGGCTTTACGATCTGTGCCGGATCGCGCGCCGCCACGTCGATCCGCTCAATATCGGCCGGGTGATCGCCCGCCCGTTCGCCGGGGAAAGCGCGGCGACCTTCGCGCGCACCGCCAACCGCCGCGACTATGCCGTGCCGCCGCCGGAACCGACCCTGCTGGACCGCGCCAAGGCCGGCGGCCGCGCGGTGGTCGGCATCGGCAAGATCGGCGACATCTACGCCCATTGCGGCGTGACCGAGGTGGTGAAGGCCGCCGGCAACGACGCGCTGTTCGACGCCACGCTCGACGCGGCGGCGCGGGCTCCCGAGGGCGGGCTCGTCGTCACCAACTTCGTCGATTTCGACATGGTCTACGGCCACCGCCGCGACGTTCCCGGCTACGCCGCCGCGCTGGAGGCGTTCGACCGCCGCCTGCCGGAGTTCACCGGACGGATGCGGCCGGGCGACCTCGCCGTCATCACCGCCGATCACGGCTGCGACCCGACCTTCCGCGGCACCGACCACACCCGCGAGCACGTGCCGATCCTGGCGTTCGGGCCGGGGGTGGAGCCGCGCGCCATCGGCCGCCGCGACAGTTTCGCCGATATCGGCGCCACCCTCGGCCGCTGGCTGGAGCTGCCGCCCGGCCCCCATGGAAAACCGTTTATTTGA